The segment GTATATTGACCAGGATATTCAGGCGCGCCATGATAACTCACTCGGAGTTCGTCTTTGCTGGTGTCTATACCTAAACGAATAAAAGGCATTACATAAGGCGTCACTTGATAAGCAAGCCGAGTACTCAAGGCAACAGAAGTACCCTTTTCATATTCAGCCATGCCACCCCAGCCTCTTACACCAAATCTGTCTGCAATGGCAAAGGATTGTAGAAAATCTAAGTGATGCGCATCCACACCCAATTCTAAACCAAAAATCCAAGCTTGGTAGTTAATTTGGTATCCACCAAAGATACCACCAATGGCACTGTTACTATTAAGATTGTTATCAAAATAAGTTCTAAATATGCCAGGCGGTAAAGCATTTTGCGTATAATCAAGGCTACTATGCAGCTTAGCATCTTGATAAAGATAGCCACCTGAAAGACCAAGTAACCAATTTGATTCACAATGAGCATGCGCAGCATAAGGGAGTAATAATGTGGAGCAAGCTATTCCTATTGCTTTTTTTATATTCACAAAAAATCCTTTGCAGATGAAAAACTTTCCCCTATTTTACACGCTTCTTCAATAAGATCTAATGCTGCGCATAGGTGGCACCATGACTTATCTCTGCTAAGGCCTGATCTTCCACATCTATTAATTGTTGATAAACTGACTCGCTTATATGAGACTTTAGCTTTATCACTAATTCACAATAACCTGAAATAGCACCCAAGTAATGAAAACGCCAAATAGGGCAAGTTGTTAGCTTAATTTTAGCCAATAAAGCGCGAGACTCAATGACCAACGAATGCTCAAAATGTTTTGTATCTAAACTCATAATTCCTATATCCAAAGACCTAACACTAAATGATAATCATTATCATTTATGCAATGGTTAGTCAAACGAACAAATCTTACTCATACAGGACATCCATAATTATTATGTTCCTAATCCAGGACAGCCAATAAAAACAAATACCATAAATCTTGCTACATATAGCCACAAAAAATAATGATGCAAATAATAAATTAAGAGAAATGTATTTTTTAAAAGAATGTAAAGTCGTAGAAAATTATGAAGTTATAGTCACAGCACGTGACTTTTACCCGCAAGGGGCACAATGTCGGGTAGGCGTCAAGCCTCGAGCAACCGAAGTGTACATAAAAGTACATGAGGATTGCGAGATGGCGAAGACAACACCCCCGAAGACTCATGTGCGAAGACTATATTAATAATGCGGATAAATTAAGCAACATCTACATGAGTATATGTTTTCTTGGCCTGACCAATACCTTTCAACCCCTTCCTCCCCTCTTTGGCAAAATTAAGCAGTAAAATTTCACTCCCTACTGCATGAGCAAAACTTTTTCCTAAGTTTTTCACTAAAGATATCCAATTTTTAGGCTCAAATTGTAATCTGCTTAATATGGGTGCCAGATGCTCTGGAATAGAACCTGCCTCTTTATCTTCTCGAATCACTCGGCCTGTATAGTCCACAAGTTCTAAATAATCTGATAATTGAAAATCAATGGCATGTGAATCATGCTTTGAAATGTTCGCAAAAGGCACTAAGGATTTAGGTTGTGCGAGGCTATTATATATACCTGCTTTTTCGCGCTTGAGCTGTTTAATGGATTTTGGCTTATTAACCTTTAATTGCTTAGAAATATGCTGAATGCGTTCATAAATGGAAGTAAATTCTGAATCTTCTGGCTTTTGAACAATCCCAGCTCTGACAGGGTTTAAATCCACATAAACCATTGCGCTTAGAAGTGCGCCTTCATCCAATAAAGCTTGGGATTTAAAACGCCCTTCCCAAAATCGTCCTGCGATATCATCCTCTTCATTTACATCTCGTGCAATTTTTTCGTTTAAACAACGCATAAACCAGCTGATGCTCGTTAAGCGCTCTTTCCACAGTTGAATCTTTTGCTTTAAATGTTTATTTTTTGGGGCATCTTTGGGAAAGATAGATGCCCAACGATGGATAATTTCTTTTTCTGACCAAGCTTCGGCTTGTTTTTCTTCTACATACAAAACAACATGATAATGATTACTCATGATGGCATAAGCACAGATTTTTATTGCAAAGATATCGGCTAAATATTTCAACCTATTAATAATCCATGCTTTACGATGAGAATAATCTTTCTGTGTTAGCTCATCATAACCACAAAGAAAACTACGACGCACACATCGATTCATGACGTGATAATACGGCGTTGCATTTAAGTCAATTTGTTCTGAGCGAGCTAAGGTCATAAGCTAAATAATATTTCTTTTAATGGATGGGAGTTTAGCGTAAAAATTTTGGGTGCATCAACTTATTGTGGCTGTCCTAGATACCAGGAAGCTAGAGGGCTTCATGATTTAAGAATATTTTTACATCAAAGTTTTTGGCACTTTGTGGAGAGCTTAAAGTACGCTTTAGAACAAAATCAAAAATTAAAGGATTATAATAGTAGATTTCTTTTAGGTACTTTGCTTGCTCTTGACTAATAAAACCTCGACTCACCAGTTGATAGGTAGAAACCATTGCATTAATAGCGGGAATAGGATAATCGCTACCATTAACTAAACGGGTTTGCAAATCCTCACCTGACACAAGTGTCTCAATTACTTTTTCTTTACGATTGAAGGATGTAATAGAAGAAATATCTGCAAATAAATTATTGCGATATTTGTCCTCTTTTAACAGGCGCACCGTTAAATCAAAACAATCTACCTCTGGTGATACCCCGCTACTATCACGAGACTCAAAATCTTCACAAGTACCCAAGCTACCCGCATGTGCAAAAATCACTTTAGTACCGATAGACAATGCGTTGCGCCAACGTAAGGGATTACCATATGCTTGATGCGCTTCTGCATCTACAGCAATTTCTTCGCCCACATGCGTCAAAATCACCATATCTAAATCTTTTACCAAGCGATAAAAAGCCTCTAAGTTTTCATCCATGGGATCCATTCCCATAGCATTAGGCAACCATTTGATAAAACGCACACCTTTCTGATGCCACGCTTTGATAGCCTCAAGTGCATCTTTTCGATAGGGATGCACCGATATAACGGGAACAAACAAGGAAGGATCTCTTTGCGCGAGCTTATAAACATAGTCATTAGACACATAAAATTCTGTTTCATCAATATTCGCATCACCATTTCGTTCATAAAATTTATCAAAAGCTAACAGATGCATTTTTCCTGGTTTGGGAAATTGGGCACGTAATGCTTTTAATCGCGCTATATATTGCTCATTTGCCTTAGAAATATCTGTAATACCAGAGGCACGCAAATAAACCAAATAACGATAGTATTGATAAGGGTTCCATAAAGATTGCATCTTTGGGTTGACAAACAAATCTTCAGTTCCCATACCCACAACATGCACATGATAATCAAGCCACTCTTCTGGTAAGTCTTTAAAAGCTGCATCAACTAAGCTTTGTGCTTCTTTACTCAATGCTTTACCGGAATAGATTGGGTGTTTACCGCCTAAAATTGGCAATAATAAGAATAATGTCACACATGCAAAAATCACGATGCCAAAGCTAATTATGGAAAATTTTTTCATAGTCTTGACCCAATAAATTTTGTCTATCAAACTAAGTACATAAATATAAAGAATTGTAGTTAAAAAAATGACTTTTGCGAAAACAACCACGCTCATTATTATAGCACTATGTACTTTGGTCATAGGCTGCTTTTATTACATGGAATATGCAGAATCAAAAGCATCTCAATTAAAAAAAGCTATGAGCATTACCCATAATGTGTATTCAAATTTTTTAATGATGCGTCGCAGTGAAAAGGATTTTTTTACGGATTTTGACGCTACACAAGTGGATGATCATGCCTATTATGCAAATGATATTAGCCAAGAAATCCAAAACATCAACGCACTCAAAGTACGCACGGTAGAAAGTGCAAAATTATTACCTGAAATAGAAAATGCACTCAAAAAATATGTAGAAAGCTTTGCTCAGCTGGTAAAACTACAAACGAGCCTTGGGATCAACCCCAATCATGGTGATTATGGAAAATTAAGGCAAGCTGCCCATCAAATTGAACATTTTTTATCGCAAAATCATCAGGAATCACAGCTCAATCATTTACTGAATCTTCGTAGAATAGAGAAAGATTTCATGCTCTATCCGTCAGAAGATAAATTAGCGGAGTTTGAAGCACTCTTTAAAGCATTTGATGAAATAAATATCCACACAAACTACGCGCTTGCGCCACTCAGTAGCTACATTGAAGCCAAGAAAGCCTATTATTCACATTTTCGAGATTTTTCTCAAAAAACACTCAAAATGGGTTTAAACGATACAACCGGATTATTTGGTACCTTATCTCAACAAGCCGATCACCTAGAGCAACTCATTGAGGTTTTGGTGGACTCCTTTGTCAAATTGTCGAACACAACAGAAAACAAAGTACGTCAAGAAGCAAAAATTTTATCTTTTGTTTTTCCTATTTTAGTATTTTTACTTGCTTTCTTACCCTTCCTTTCATTACTATCTCAGCGTTCAAAAGAACCTGTCTTATAACTTACTGTGGAGAATATTCTGTTGCGATTACTTAATATTGAAGAAACAAATCATGTGAGCGCAGGAAGCGGAATCTGTCTTAATACAGGGATGGCAATTTTAACCGGCATCACAAGTGCGTACTTATGCTATGTTTTAAGCGAAGTGGCTATTCTCAGCCTTGGTGTAGGTGGCATTGTAACTTTTGCCTATTTAGTATCAAGTGAAAATGAACATTCAGGGGTGATGCATATGTGCTGATGAGCAGCACTTTGTTTTTTAGTTTTGAATCTACTGCCATCGCCTTCCACAAGCATCTTCCCAGATGCATGGTGCTTTTTAACTAACTTAATATGTCAGTCAAGATGTGATGCGAAGGATATGCCGGAGCGCGGAATCGAACCGCGGACCTACTGATTACGAATCAGTTGCTCTACCGACTGAGCTACTTCGGCGTAGTGCAAAGTATACGGATTCAGATCGATTCTCACAAGTAAATCAATGAGCTGCAAATATTTTTAGTATATTAACAAACAAATTCAAGATCACATACCTTAAGTATAGATAAGCACAGTCTGACAAATTTGGTCACCACCCGACCATTCTAGGTAAGCTTTTCTTTATTTAAAATGATGATTAACTTACTAAATGATATATATCTCTTTGATTCGATTAATCTATTTGCTTAAATCATGAATTGGCATGAATACTGCAGTAAAGGTTTTAGACCTTAATACTTAATCTTCTGGAGAATTGTTATGAACACTCAAAAAGCTGCTTCTGGTTTTACCTTAATTGAATTGATGATCGTCGTTGCTATCATCGGTATCCTTGCTGCCATTGCCATACCGGCTTATAACGACTATATGGTACGGGCAAGAACCTCTGAACTCATCAACGTTGCTGCTAATGCTAAAACGGCTGTGTCCGAATTCAGAATTGCTCAAGGCTCTTTCCCAACCTCAAATGCCACGGCAGGTGTTACCACCATATCAACAGCTTTAGTAAGTAGCTTAGGTGTTGGCGCAAATGGGGTGATTACCATTACCGGCAACCAAACAGCTTTAGGAACTGGTGCAGCCTTTGCTATCACTTTAACACCTTCCTTTGCAAATGGTGCTGTTTCTTGGGATTGCTCTGCTACAGGCGCCACCCAATTTGCACCCGCTTCCTGCAGGTAATTATCTACTTAAAAAAGGGGCAAAATTGCCCCTTTTTTTTTGAGTCTTTTTTAAGGTAGTCTTATTCAATGCTTTCTAAAATACAACGCCACCTTCCTCTCTCTCTCTGGATTCTACTGGGTTCTAGCATGAGCCTTCTAACTTTAGTTTCTCTCTACTGGTTTGGTTTGATGGGCCCTTATTTGCTGGATGATATGCAGTCCATACAGCCCGCACAGCTACAAACATTTTCATGGTCGATTCTTATCGAAATCAGCAGTCAAAATGAAACCGGACCTTTTGGGCGCCCCTTATCTATTTTGAGTTTTGCTTTAAACCATCTATGGTTTGGCGCTGAGCCTTTTAGCTATAAATTGATTAACCTATTGTTACATTTCTTAACCGGCATGACGCTTGCTTGGTTTGTGTATCTTCTGCAAGTAGCCTATAGACCAAAGCTTAAACATAAAGCAATGCTTTGCTTTCTCACTGCTTTTATTTGGTTAATACATCCCTTACAAGTCAGCACAGTACTCTATGTTGTGCAACGCATGACTATTTTATGCCAACTGTATACACTCTTAGCTTGTTGTTTGTATATTTATGCACGCTTACGCCAACGAAGCCAAAAATCTTATGTATTCTTCTTTATACTCAGTGGCTTTTCTGCAGTCTTGGCTCTTCTTGCAAAAGAAACAGCGGTGCTGATTCCTTTTTATCTCTTTATTATTGAATATTTTATTATAAATTTTAAACAGTCTTCACAAGAAAGCAGCAAGCGTTTTTATCAATACGCTAAAATTTTCATACTCAGCATTATTTTCTTCGCACTATCCGCCTATTGGTACAACCTTGATCATTATATGGCCATCTTTGCAGAAAAGCCTTTTTCATTATGGGAGCGTCTATTAACACAAATCA is part of the Candidatus Berkiella cookevillensis genome and harbors:
- a CDS encoding outer membrane beta-barrel protein is translated as MNIKKAIGIACSTLLLPYAAHAHCESNWLLGLSGGYLYQDAKLHSSLDYTQNALPPGIFRTYFDNNLNSNSAIGGIFGGYQINYQAWIFGLELGVDAHHLDFLQSFAIADRFGVRGWGGMAEYEKGTSVALSTRLAYQVTPYVMPFIRLGIDTSKDELRVSYHGAPEYPGQYTTTDGKRIYRLLAGFGLESVVPYLCFLTARLEYNFLSSGKKLQSQGLIIDNLTNPFFINDTAPKFHAWKFSLVWNFG
- a CDS encoding amidohydrolase family protein, producing the protein MKKFSIISFGIVIFACVTLFLLLPILGGKHPIYSGKALSKEAQSLVDAAFKDLPEEWLDYHVHVVGMGTEDLFVNPKMQSLWNPYQYYRYLVYLRASGITDISKANEQYIARLKALRAQFPKPGKMHLLAFDKFYERNGDANIDETEFYVSNDYVYKLAQRDPSLFVPVISVHPYRKDALEAIKAWHQKGVRFIKWLPNAMGMDPMDENLEAFYRLVKDLDMVILTHVGEEIAVDAEAHQAYGNPLRWRNALSIGTKVIFAHAGSLGTCEDFESRDSSGVSPEVDCFDLTVRLLKEDKYRNNLFADISSITSFNRKEKVIETLVSGEDLQTRLVNGSDYPIPAINAMVSTYQLVSRGFISQEQAKYLKEIYYYNPLIFDFVLKRTLSSPQSAKNFDVKIFLNHEAL
- a CDS encoding pilin, whose product is MNTQKAASGFTLIELMIVVAIIGILAAIAIPAYNDYMVRARTSELINVAANAKTAVSEFRIAQGSFPTSNATAGVTTISTALVSSLGVGANGVITITGNQTALGTGAAFAITLTPSFANGAVSWDCSATGATQFAPASCR